A section of the Sedimentisphaera cyanobacteriorum genome encodes:
- the epsC gene encoding serine O-acetyltransferase EpsC has translation MGNTSEMVKKIVDSCLDDRAVNFCENKNLPHRREIELCLEDILEVLFPGYSGRYSIRSDNIQYVIGGLLCSIKERLSRQTLLALKYQCQHEPDDICEQCVSASKKAVDDFIEKIPSIREVLKTDIEAAYEGDPAAQTKEEIVISYPGLRCIAVHRVAHEFYKAGVPLIPRIMSENAHQVTGIDIHPGANIGNYFFIDHGTGVVIGETAVIGEHVKIYQGVTLGALSFKKDSNGNIIKGGKRHPTIEDNVTIYAEATILGDVVIGEGSVIAGNTWVKESVEPGQTVMSVNPELVIRGKRKGKKS, from the coding sequence ATGGGCAATACTTCTGAAATGGTAAAGAAAATCGTAGATTCCTGCCTTGATGACAGGGCGGTTAATTTCTGCGAAAACAAAAATCTTCCCCATAGAAGAGAGATTGAATTGTGTCTGGAAGATATTCTTGAAGTATTGTTCCCGGGTTATTCAGGCAGATACAGCATACGAAGTGATAATATTCAATATGTAATAGGCGGTTTGCTGTGCTCGATAAAAGAAAGGCTCTCACGTCAGACTCTGCTGGCCTTGAAGTATCAGTGCCAGCACGAGCCGGATGATATCTGCGAACAATGCGTAAGCGCTTCGAAAAAAGCAGTTGATGATTTTATTGAAAAAATCCCTTCCATAAGGGAAGTGCTTAAAACGGACATTGAAGCCGCTTATGAAGGTGATCCGGCAGCTCAAACCAAAGAGGAAATAGTGATAAGCTACCCGGGACTTCGGTGCATAGCTGTCCATAGAGTAGCGCACGAATTTTACAAAGCGGGAGTGCCGCTGATTCCGAGGATTATGAGCGAAAATGCTCATCAGGTTACCGGCATTGACATTCACCCGGGGGCAAATATAGGAAATTACTTCTTCATAGACCACGGCACAGGGGTTGTTATAGGCGAAACAGCTGTCATCGGAGAGCATGTAAAGATTTATCAGGGCGTTACACTCGGAGCCCTGAGCTTCAAAAAGGACAGCAATGGAAATATTATAAAGGGCGGGAAACGCCACCCAACAATAGAAGACAACGTAACTATCTACGCTGAGGCAACCATACTCGGTGATGTGGTGATAGGCGAGGGCTCTGTGATTGCTGGTAATACTTGGGTGAAAGAGTCTGTAGAACCCGGCCAGACCGTGATGAGCGTTAATCCGGAGCTGGTGATTAGAGGCAAACGCAAGGGGAAGAAGTCCTGA
- the kdsA gene encoding 3-deoxy-8-phosphooctulonate synthase: MSRFSIDGIPIGFQEDLFVFAGPCVIESRDLCFKVAEFLKGVSERLSAGIVFKASFDKANRSSITSFRGPGIDEGLRILQQVKEQFQLPVVTDIHLPSQAAQVGQVADCLQIPAFLCRQTDLLAAAAETGAAVNVKKGQFLSPWEMKNVVGKLKESGCEKIMLCERGTFFGYNRLVNDMTAIGEMQNLGCPVIFDATHSTQQPGGLGTSSAGAREKAPVLAASAVAAGANGLFFEIHPSPEEALCDSACMMRMSDFEKTLKRCRRIFDLIRRDDE; this comes from the coding sequence TTGAGCAGATTCAGCATAGACGGCATTCCCATCGGTTTTCAGGAGGATTTATTTGTTTTCGCAGGCCCTTGTGTTATCGAAAGCAGAGATTTATGTTTCAAAGTTGCAGAATTTCTCAAAGGTGTTTCGGAGAGGCTTTCTGCGGGCATAGTTTTCAAGGCCAGCTTCGATAAGGCAAATCGTTCAAGCATAACAAGTTTCAGAGGCCCGGGAATAGATGAGGGACTAAGGATTCTTCAGCAGGTTAAAGAACAGTTCCAACTTCCCGTTGTTACTGATATACACCTTCCATCGCAGGCCGCTCAGGTTGGCCAAGTGGCAGACTGCCTCCAGATACCGGCATTTCTCTGCCGTCAGACAGACCTTCTTGCAGCCGCTGCTGAGACCGGTGCGGCGGTAAACGTGAAGAAGGGGCAGTTTTTGAGCCCTTGGGAGATGAAAAATGTGGTAGGCAAACTCAAAGAATCCGGCTGCGAGAAGATAATGCTTTGCGAGAGAGGAACATTTTTCGGCTACAACCGCCTCGTTAATGATATGACAGCTATCGGCGAGATGCAGAATCTGGGCTGTCCTGTAATATTCGATGCCACTCACAGCACCCAGCAGCCGGGCGGACTGGGCACTTCCAGCGCTGGGGCAAGGGAGAAAGCCCCGGTTCTCGCTGCTTCTGCTGTGGCTGCAGGGGCAAACGGACTTTTCTTTGAGATACACCCCAGCCCTGAAGAGGCCCTTTGCGATTCTGCCTGTATGATGCGGATGAGCGATTTTGAAAAAACTCTCAAAAGGTGCAGGAGAATTTTTGATTTAATCAGGCGGGATGATGAGTGA
- a CDS encoding 3-isopropylmalate dehydratase large subunit, producing the protein MKQGMTITEKILARGAGKETVKAGDIVNAGIDVAMCHDVTTPPAITMLEERGITGVFDKEKIVVTPDHFQPAKDIKSAELLKRLDSWARRNEITNYYPVGRAGVCHALLPEKGHIRPGEIIVGGDSHTCTYGAFGAFSAGIGSTDLAAVLATGELWFKVPESIKFVMNGQLGECVYSKDMIIAIITRIGTDGALYKAMEFAGSAISSLSMEARMTITNMAIEAGGKSGIIGVDDTAREYLDRVLPEEKKGYQVFESDSDAKYSSLEEFNCSELEPMVAMPNLPSNGEPVSGREGIPMDQAYIGSCTNGRIEDLRIAAKFLKGRKVKSRTIVVPATPSIWKQANDEGLLDIFYESDCVVAAPTCGACLGGFMGILAEGEKCISTTNRNFVGRMGHPKSEVYLASPATAAASAVEGKLIDPRKHL; encoded by the coding sequence ATGAAGCAGGGTATGACAATCACCGAAAAGATATTAGCCAGAGGAGCCGGCAAAGAAACGGTAAAAGCTGGGGATATAGTTAATGCCGGGATCGATGTAGCTATGTGCCACGATGTAACCACGCCTCCGGCTATTACAATGCTTGAAGAAAGAGGCATCACAGGCGTATTTGATAAAGAGAAAATCGTAGTTACGCCGGACCACTTTCAGCCTGCAAAAGATATTAAAAGCGCCGAGCTGCTAAAAAGACTCGACTCATGGGCAAGACGCAACGAAATAACAAACTACTACCCTGTGGGCAGAGCGGGCGTTTGCCATGCTCTTCTCCCTGAAAAGGGACATATCCGCCCGGGTGAGATTATTGTAGGCGGTGATTCGCATACCTGCACATACGGCGCCTTCGGAGCATTCAGCGCAGGCATCGGTTCAACCGACCTTGCAGCAGTGCTTGCAACGGGTGAGCTGTGGTTCAAAGTGCCTGAGAGCATCAAGTTTGTAATGAACGGGCAGCTTGGCGAATGCGTTTACAGCAAAGATATGATCATCGCAATAATAACCCGAATCGGCACAGACGGCGCACTTTACAAGGCAATGGAATTTGCCGGAAGCGCGATTAGCTCGCTCAGCATGGAAGCAAGAATGACAATCACCAATATGGCTATTGAGGCCGGCGGAAAAAGCGGAATTATCGGAGTAGATGACACTGCACGCGAATATCTTGACAGAGTACTGCCTGAAGAGAAAAAAGGATATCAGGTATTCGAATCGGATTCAGACGCAAAGTACTCAAGCTTGGAGGAATTCAACTGCTCAGAGCTTGAACCGATGGTGGCAATGCCTAATCTTCCAAGCAACGGCGAACCTGTAAGCGGAAGAGAAGGGATTCCGATGGATCAGGCGTATATCGGCAGCTGCACCAACGGACGAATTGAAGACCTCCGCATAGCAGCGAAATTCCTCAAGGGCAGAAAAGTTAAGAGCAGAACAATCGTAGTACCCGCTACACCTTCAATCTGGAAGCAGGCCAATGATGAAGGACTGCTTGATATTTTCTACGAATCGGACTGCGTGGTAGCGGCGCCGACCTGCGGGGCATGTCTTGGCGGATTTATGGGCATTCTTGCTGAAGGCGAAAAGTGCATCAGCACAACGAACCGCAATTTTGTGGGCAGGATGGGACATCCAAAAAGCGAGGTTTATCTGGCAAGCCCTGCAACAGCAGCCGCAAGTGCTGTAGAGGGCAAACTGATCGACCCGAGAAAACATCTATAA
- a CDS encoding 2-isopropylmalate synthase, giving the protein MKDKIYIFDTTLRDGEQAPGAAMGIQDKLQVAHQLDALKIDIIEAGFPVSSQAQFEATEMISRELSYPTIAGLARANKSDIDKAGEALKDAKRKRIHTFIATSPIHMEYKLGKTPDEVMKMAVEAVSHAKTAADEVEFSPEDGCRSDMDFLVEIVQAVIEAGATTVNIPDTVGYVLPEEYGNIIATLREKVPNIDKAVLSTHCHNDLGMAAANSLAGVKNGARQVECTINGIGERAGNAAMEEIVLAVKTRSDFFEGIETDIKTTEIAKASKLVSRLTGFAVAPNKAIVGSNAFAHESGIHVHGILKNRETYEIMTPETIGLEGNRMVLGRHSGKAGFKKRCEEMGYKLSEAELKNAFDKFCQLADKKKEVFDEDIAAIISDDIRKEEQIFKLDHLQVASGSSSSTIPTASVRIIHNGKSLVAAAHGDGPVDAAYQAVRLATNISPELESYSIRAVTGGKDALGEATVEILDDDGKRIIGRGASTDIIEASAKAYVDAINRLVRRQKITEMKESSI; this is encoded by the coding sequence ATGAAAGACAAGATTTACATATTTGACACAACACTCCGCGACGGCGAGCAGGCACCGGGAGCAGCTATGGGAATACAAGACAAGCTTCAGGTTGCACATCAGCTCGATGCCCTGAAGATTGATATAATCGAAGCAGGTTTTCCTGTTTCCTCGCAGGCACAGTTCGAGGCCACAGAGATGATCTCGCGTGAACTGAGCTATCCCACAATAGCCGGACTGGCAAGGGCGAACAAATCTGACATAGACAAAGCCGGCGAGGCCCTCAAGGACGCTAAGAGAAAACGCATCCATACATTTATAGCAACCTCCCCTATCCACATGGAATACAAACTCGGGAAAACGCCGGATGAGGTGATGAAAATGGCTGTTGAGGCGGTTTCGCATGCCAAAACGGCTGCTGACGAGGTGGAGTTTTCGCCTGAAGACGGCTGCCGGAGCGATATGGATTTCCTCGTGGAGATTGTGCAGGCAGTGATAGAGGCCGGAGCAACTACGGTTAACATCCCCGATACAGTGGGATATGTTCTGCCGGAGGAATACGGGAATATAATCGCAACGCTTAGAGAGAAAGTTCCCAATATAGATAAAGCCGTGCTCAGCACGCATTGCCATAACGACCTCGGAATGGCAGCGGCAAACAGTCTTGCTGGCGTTAAAAACGGCGCAAGACAGGTTGAATGTACGATCAACGGCATTGGAGAAAGGGCAGGCAACGCTGCTATGGAAGAGATAGTGCTCGCAGTTAAAACCCGAAGCGACTTTTTCGAGGGGATAGAAACCGACATTAAAACCACAGAGATTGCTAAGGCAAGCAAGCTGGTAAGCAGGCTCACAGGATTTGCTGTTGCTCCGAATAAGGCGATCGTTGGTTCGAATGCCTTTGCACATGAAAGCGGGATACACGTTCACGGAATCCTGAAAAACCGCGAGACATACGAAATTATGACTCCCGAAACAATCGGGCTGGAAGGCAATCGTATGGTACTCGGCAGGCACAGCGGCAAGGCAGGCTTCAAAAAGAGATGCGAGGAAATGGGCTACAAACTCTCTGAGGCAGAGCTCAAAAATGCTTTCGATAAATTCTGCCAGCTCGCTGATAAGAAGAAGGAAGTGTTTGATGAAGATATAGCTGCGATTATCAGCGATGACATACGAAAAGAAGAGCAGATATTCAAACTCGACCATCTTCAGGTTGCATCGGGTTCAAGTTCCAGTACAATACCGACTGCCAGCGTCAGGATAATCCATAACGGCAAGTCTCTGGTTGCTGCGGCACACGGGGACGGCCCGGTAGATGCGGCCTATCAGGCTGTTCGCTTAGCAACAAATATAAGCCCGGAGCTTGAAAGCTATTCAATCCGTGCGGTTACCGGCGGTAAAGATGCCCTCGGAGAGGCTACTGTAGAGATCCTCGACGATGACGGAAAACGGATTATCGGCCGCGGAGCTTCGACAGATATCATCGAAGCAAGCGCAAAGGCGTATGTTGATGCGATCAACCGCCTGGTGCGCAGGCAGAAAATAACCGAAATGAAAGAAAGTTCGATTTAA
- the nadA gene encoding quinolinate synthase NadA, protein MNIADKINKLRQEKNAVILAHNYVQPEVQQISDYSGDSLGLSRKAADTQADIILFCGVHFMAETASILSPQKKVLIPDPSAGCPMADMVTASQLEDFQKQHPNSLTVTYVNSSAEVKALSDYCCTSGNAVELVSNLPEDKEILFVPDRNLGAYVREQTGRKIITWDGCCPPHEDMTSEIIKDRKQQYPEAVVMAHPECPEDTRELADKLLSTAQMIQYASESTAAQFIVATEPGIIYALSEKCPDKEFIQASPRICFDMKKITLPAVLRSLENEQFEVSVPESTASKARKALERMLSVLPAASKNTAQR, encoded by the coding sequence ATGAATATAGCAGATAAGATAAACAAACTCAGGCAAGAAAAAAATGCCGTTATACTTGCGCATAACTATGTTCAGCCTGAAGTTCAGCAAATTTCCGATTACAGCGGGGATTCTTTGGGTTTGAGCCGTAAGGCGGCTGATACTCAAGCGGATATTATTCTTTTCTGCGGCGTGCATTTTATGGCGGAAACCGCAAGCATCCTTTCGCCCCAGAAAAAAGTTTTAATACCAGACCCTTCAGCGGGCTGCCCAATGGCAGATATGGTTACAGCATCACAGCTTGAGGATTTCCAAAAGCAGCACCCGAATTCATTAACCGTTACTTATGTAAACAGCAGTGCGGAGGTGAAAGCCCTCAGCGATTACTGCTGCACAAGCGGGAATGCTGTGGAGCTGGTGAGCAATCTGCCTGAGGATAAAGAGATTCTTTTCGTTCCAGACAGAAATCTCGGTGCCTATGTCCGTGAGCAAACCGGCCGCAAAATCATCACATGGGACGGCTGCTGCCCTCCTCATGAGGATATGACAAGCGAAATAATCAAAGACCGCAAACAGCAGTACCCCGAGGCGGTGGTAATGGCGCATCCGGAATGCCCGGAGGATACGCGTGAGCTGGCTGATAAGCTGCTCAGTACCGCTCAGATGATTCAGTATGCCTCTGAAAGCACTGCAGCTCAGTTTATAGTGGCAACAGAGCCCGGGATAATCTATGCTCTTTCAGAGAAATGCCCTGATAAAGAGTTTATTCAGGCAAGCCCGAGGATTTGTTTTGATATGAAGAAGATAACTCTTCCAGCGGTTCTTCGAAGCCTTGAGAATGAACAGTTCGAGGTGAGCGTCCCGGAGAGTACTGCTTCCAAAGCGCGAAAGGCCTTGGAGCGAATGCTTTCTGTTTTGCCGGCGGCAAGCAAAAATACAGCCCAAAGATAA
- a CDS encoding radical SAM protein, producing the protein MSEKKQEKFSYVFGPVNSRRLGSSLGVDILPLKTCTQNCIYCQLCMDEPPVIEIKTYAEPDKVIDEVCRRLESGVKVDYVTFSGSGEPTLHKDIGYIIEKLKQKTGKKIAVITNGTMLWKQEVRRRLQQADLVMPSLDGFDQQSFQTINRPHETVTFDKLITGLEQFSREFNGQYWLEVFLIKGINTSLESLEKLKKLVNKIKPDRIQLNTVIRPGAEPSLKALSEKELIKAAKIMGIGHEGLIHYETAETAANAEGIENQVTELLRRRACRKLDIAEGLGTELTLLEPVIEQLEKQELLESFEYNGEVFYKLKSSK; encoded by the coding sequence ATGAGTGAGAAAAAACAAGAAAAATTCAGCTATGTTTTCGGCCCGGTAAACTCAAGAAGGCTCGGTTCGAGTCTTGGCGTCGATATTCTGCCGCTCAAGACCTGCACGCAGAACTGCATATACTGCCAGCTTTGTATGGATGAACCGCCGGTGATAGAAATCAAGACTTATGCCGAACCGGATAAGGTGATTGATGAGGTTTGCAGGCGTCTGGAATCGGGTGTAAAGGTTGATTACGTAACATTCAGCGGCTCCGGCGAACCCACACTTCACAAAGACATTGGATACATAATCGAAAAGCTTAAACAGAAGACCGGCAAAAAGATAGCCGTTATTACAAACGGTACTATGCTCTGGAAGCAGGAAGTGCGCAGAAGACTCCAGCAGGCAGATTTAGTTATGCCCTCGCTCGACGGCTTCGACCAGCAGTCTTTCCAAACTATAAACAGGCCTCACGAGACAGTTACGTTTGATAAGCTGATAACAGGTCTTGAGCAGTTCAGCAGAGAATTTAATGGTCAGTACTGGCTAGAGGTGTTTTTGATTAAGGGCATCAATACATCTTTAGAGAGTCTTGAAAAGCTGAAAAAACTTGTGAACAAAATAAAACCTGATAGAATACAGCTTAATACAGTAATTCGTCCCGGAGCCGAACCTTCTTTGAAGGCTCTGAGCGAGAAAGAGCTCATTAAGGCGGCTAAGATCATGGGAATCGGCCATGAGGGATTGATTCATTATGAAACAGCAGAAACCGCTGCCAATGCTGAGGGTATAGAAAATCAGGTTACAGAGCTGCTGAGAAGACGTGCTTGCAGAAAGCTTGACATTGCTGAGGGGCTCGGAACAGAATTGACTCTGTTGGAGCCTGTCATTGAACAGCTTGAAAAGCAGGAGCTGCTGGAATCATTTGAATACAACGGTGAGGTTTTCTACAAGCTGAAAAGCTCGAAGTAA
- a CDS encoding S8 family peptidase produces the protein MARKILMTVFIAAAYVYSSSFFCEYSGEHILVKFHQHIKHSERLGLIDSLGCIMESHSEYSDCMRVCLPKDCEPEQMTAEFSKHSQMVEYAEKDYNVRGFFVPNDSFYSYQWHFDGANSGSIQIESAWEIQTGNPETIIAVIDTGIAYEDYDIYAQAPDLADTQFVQGYDFVNDDFHPNDDNGHGTHVAGTIAQSTNNGLGVAGIAYNCSIMPVKSLGAENGGSVLDVADGIIYAAMNGADVINMSLGSPGNSTALKQACEYAYQMGATIVCAAGNEYNDGNPVIYPAAYDDYCIAVGAVRYDEMRANYSNTGSYVDIAAPGGDLAVDQNGDGFADGILQQTFSNFDFTEFQYYFYQGTSMAAPCVAGVAGLLNSNGISNPDKIRLAVESTAKDLGTSGKDPEYGAGLLNASAAVSFSVIADLTGDLEINQEDIFVFADYWLTNSPSADFDMNGIVDYIDFSVISSNWQF, from the coding sequence TTGGCAAGAAAAATACTTATGACAGTATTCATCGCTGCGGCGTATGTGTATTCCAGCTCCTTTTTTTGTGAATACAGCGGTGAGCATATACTTGTAAAATTCCATCAGCATATCAAGCATTCAGAGCGTTTGGGTCTTATAGATTCTTTAGGCTGCATAATGGAGTCTCACAGCGAATACTCAGATTGCATGAGGGTTTGTTTACCGAAAGACTGCGAACCTGAACAAATGACCGCGGAGTTTTCTAAACATTCGCAAATGGTTGAATATGCTGAAAAAGACTACAACGTGAGAGGCTTCTTTGTTCCTAACGATTCATTCTACAGCTACCAGTGGCATTTTGACGGTGCCAACAGCGGAAGCATTCAAATTGAAAGTGCTTGGGAAATCCAGACAGGCAATCCTGAAACCATCATAGCTGTAATAGATACGGGAATAGCTTACGAAGATTATGATATTTACGCTCAGGCACCGGATTTAGCAGATACTCAGTTCGTCCAAGGGTACGATTTTGTGAACGATGACTTTCACCCTAATGATGACAATGGCCACGGAACGCATGTTGCCGGAACTATAGCGCAAAGCACAAATAACGGCCTTGGAGTAGCGGGCATCGCTTATAACTGCTCGATTATGCCTGTAAAAAGCCTTGGAGCAGAGAACGGCGGAAGCGTTTTGGATGTGGCAGACGGGATTATTTACGCAGCAATGAACGGTGCTGATGTTATAAATATGAGCTTAGGCAGCCCAGGAAACTCCACCGCTCTCAAACAGGCTTGCGAATATGCCTACCAGATGGGAGCGACGATTGTCTGCGCAGCGGGCAACGAATACAATGACGGCAACCCCGTGATTTACCCTGCGGCATACGATGATTACTGTATTGCTGTAGGTGCGGTGCGTTATGATGAGATGAGAGCAAATTATTCAAATACAGGCAGTTATGTTGATATTGCTGCACCGGGAGGCGATCTCGCTGTTGATCAGAATGGCGACGGTTTTGCCGACGGTATCCTTCAGCAGACATTCAGCAATTTTGATTTCACAGAGTTTCAGTATTATTTCTATCAAGGCACATCAATGGCTGCCCCTTGCGTTGCTGGAGTTGCGGGCCTGCTAAACTCAAACGGCATTTCAAATCCTGATAAAATAAGGTTAGCTGTTGAATCCACAGCAAAAGACCTCGGGACTTCAGGCAAAGATCCTGAATACGGTGCGGGGCTTTTGAACGCTTCAGCAGCGGTCAGTTTTTCAGTTATTGCAGATCTTACAGGAGATTTGGAAATAAACCAAGAGGATATATTTGTTTTCGCAGATTACTGGCTCACAAATTCACCTTCTGCCGATTTCGATATGAACGGGATTGTTGATTATATAGATTTTTCAGTGATAAGCTCAAACTGGCAGTTTTAA
- a CDS encoding DUF1573 domain-containing protein: MITNLRVFALISAFVFTAYPAANSAVAGDAKIKVENPVKDFGKVSPHEVFNFSYKFKNTGSGKLKINRVQSTCGCTVPELNKKEYAPGEEGEIKVRYTSSQREGAVTKHLYIHSNDESNPRYQLKIKSNTVLKISVNPKRLELSLVEDNAGFDFIKVHSKDDKAFKITGIKCRNSAFKFNYSKDAAKKHMITADVDSKVLEDSLNGLISIQTDHPECGVVSTTFQTLPLYSASPARIIVQDATPGQVTNREVWIKSNYGNSVEIAEADSKNGYMSCEKKQARDSMTKLMVKIEAPEEKGGSRYFTDELKLKINGEHTLDVKCSGWFRR, encoded by the coding sequence ATGATAACAAATTTAAGAGTTTTTGCTCTGATCTCAGCTTTTGTATTTACTGCTTACCCAGCAGCCAATTCGGCAGTTGCAGGTGACGCCAAAATAAAAGTTGAGAATCCTGTTAAAGATTTTGGTAAAGTAAGTCCTCATGAAGTCTTTAATTTTAGTTACAAGTTCAAAAATACAGGTTCGGGCAAGCTGAAAATAAACCGTGTTCAAAGCACCTGCGGCTGCACCGTCCCTGAGCTGAACAAAAAGGAATACGCACCGGGCGAGGAAGGCGAGATAAAGGTACGCTATACTTCCTCTCAAAGAGAAGGTGCTGTTACCAAGCACCTTTACATCCATTCAAACGATGAATCAAATCCGCGGTATCAGTTAAAGATCAAATCTAATACCGTACTGAAGATAAGTGTAAACCCTAAGCGGCTTGAGCTTTCGCTTGTAGAAGATAATGCAGGCTTTGATTTTATAAAAGTTCACAGCAAAGACGACAAAGCGTTTAAGATAACGGGAATTAAATGCAGAAACAGCGCATTTAAATTCAACTACAGCAAAGATGCGGCCAAGAAACATATGATAACGGCTGATGTGGATTCAAAAGTTTTAGAGGACAGTCTCAACGGCCTGATTAGTATACAAACAGACCATCCTGAGTGCGGCGTAGTTTCCACAACTTTCCAGACCCTCCCGCTTTATTCAGCCTCGCCTGCGAGGATCATTGTGCAGGATGCAACGCCCGGACAGGTAACCAATAGAGAAGTATGGATCAAGAGCAACTACGGCAATAGCGTAGAGATAGCAGAAGCCGACAGCAAAAACGGCTATATGTCTTGCGAGAAAAAGCAGGCAAGAGATTCTATGACCAAGCTTATGGTGAAGATCGAAGCTCCCGAGGAGAAGGGCGGGTCAAGATACTTCACCGACGAATTAAAACTCAAAATCAATGGTGAACATACCCTTGATGTAAAGTGCAGCGGGTGGTTCAGAAGATAA
- a CDS encoding RrF2 family transcriptional regulator — protein sequence MKLTAKSRYGIRAAIELALRWQKGPVQIKIIAENENISLKYLEQLLTQMKSADLVQSIRGAKGGYYLTKSPEQISLYDIIKVIEGPIEPVECMSGMNICGDCDQCAVKEISHYMSDMIAEELKKHDLKSLAEKTLELRNAGSDN from the coding sequence ATGAAGTTAACCGCAAAAAGCAGGTATGGTATCAGAGCGGCTATAGAGCTTGCTTTAAGGTGGCAGAAAGGGCCTGTTCAGATAAAAATAATTGCTGAAAACGAAAATATTTCGTTGAAATATCTCGAGCAGCTTCTCACTCAAATGAAATCAGCCGACCTTGTGCAGAGCATAAGGGGTGCAAAAGGCGGCTACTACCTCACTAAATCTCCAGAACAGATTAGTCTGTACGATATTATAAAGGTTATTGAAGGACCAATCGAACCTGTAGAGTGTATGTCTGGTATGAATATCTGCGGGGATTGCGATCAATGCGCAGTCAAAGAGATTTCTCATTATATGTCTGATATGATTGCTGAGGAGCTGAAAAAGCACGACCTCAAATCCCTTGCTGAGAAAACTTTAGAATTGAGAAACGCTGGGAGTGATAACTAA
- the cysK gene encoding cysteine synthase A — MAEYFESITGTIGNTPLVELTRLGDFQGRIFGKCEFFNPCGSVKDRIALYMINEAEKSGKITPETVVIEPTSGNTGIGLAFICASRGYRLMLTMPESMSIERRKLLNMLGAEIVLTEASAGMKGALNKAEELAQEHKPSFIPQQFNNPANPKAHRETTALEIERDLGEGIDYFVAGVGTGGTITGCSEYLKEKNKEMISVAVEPEGSPVLSGGKAGPHRIQGIGAGFVPDVLNRSVIDRIVKVNEQQATETSKLLAKKEGILVGISAGANVFAAMQVANSPEAKGKNIVTVLCDTGERYISTELFS; from the coding sequence ATGGCTGAATATTTTGAGAGCATTACAGGCACTATAGGCAATACCCCGCTTGTAGAATTGACCAGGCTGGGTGATTTTCAAGGGCGCATTTTTGGAAAATGCGAGTTTTTTAACCCATGCGGCAGCGTGAAAGATAGAATAGCCCTCTATATGATAAATGAGGCTGAAAAATCCGGCAAAATCACCCCTGAAACGGTAGTTATAGAGCCCACCAGCGGAAATACAGGAATTGGGCTTGCATTTATCTGCGCCTCCAGAGGATACAGGCTAATGCTTACTATGCCCGAATCGATGAGTATTGAAAGGCGAAAGCTTCTGAATATGCTGGGGGCAGAGATAGTGCTCACAGAAGCCTCCGCAGGAATGAAAGGCGCTTTAAATAAAGCCGAAGAATTAGCTCAAGAGCATAAACCAAGCTTCATACCTCAACAGTTCAACAACCCCGCAAACCCCAAAGCCCACCGAGAAACTACTGCTCTGGAAATTGAACGTGACCTCGGCGAAGGGATTGATTATTTTGTTGCAGGCGTAGGTACCGGAGGAACAATTACCGGCTGCAGTGAGTATCTAAAGGAAAAGAATAAAGAAATGATATCTGTTGCAGTAGAGCCGGAGGGCTCGCCAGTACTCTCTGGCGGTAAAGCAGGACCGCACCGAATACAAGGTATCGGTGCGGGCTTTGTACCCGATGTGCTGAACCGTTCTGTAATAGACAGAATTGTTAAAGTTAATGAGCAGCAGGCAACGGAAACTTCAAAGCTTCTTGCAAAGAAAGAAGGTATTTTAGTGGGCATAAGTGCAGGGGCTAATGTCTTTGCTGCTATGCAGGTAGCCAATTCCCCCGAGGCAAAGGGCAAGAACATCGTTACTGTTCTATGCGATACCGGGGAGAGATATATATCCACAGAGCTTTTCTCATAA